A region of the Fusobacteria bacterium ZRK30 genome:
TCTCATCACTATCATTCCCCAGCTCCTCCAATATATCCAGAGTCTTGGTAAGTTTATTGTAACTCTCTTTATTCTCCAATATAAAATGTCTAATTTTTTTATTGAATATTGCCGGGGCATCACCGCAGCAGTGTTCAACACAATTAAAACAATCAAAATTAGTTAAATTTGCAAACATTGCATAGTCTATAACGGCATTATATTCCTTTCCCTTCAGTGTAACTTTTGTTTCTATGGTATCTATTCCGCTAAAATACCTTCTGATCCTCTCTTCAATCTCCTCGCTGACTGTATCTAATCCACCCTTTGGATGGTCCGTAAATAAAAAATACTTCATTGTTTTTCTCCTTCTATGGTTCTCGTTTATTATATAAAAAATTTAAATTTTTTATTGCTGATTATACCTTTCCTGTCCACTGGACCAAGTCCCGTGTTTTTTCAAAACTTTCGCCATTCAAAAAATCTTTTGGATTTTTTAAGTTTCCACATATAGCCGGGTGATTGTGCTCTATTATCTGGGATTTCTCAATATACTTTTTATATTTCCCGGCTTTAGCCCCCCAGAGTAAAAATATAATATTATTATTTTTTTTCTCTATAAACCCTATAAGTTTTTCTGTAAAATTACCCCATAATTTAATATGACTCCCGGAATTTCCTATCTCCACAGTCAGTGCAGTATTTAAGAGAAGTACCCCTTGGGATTCCCAGGACTTAAATAATTCATTGGGGGGCAGAATATCAAAAGTTTTATCGCTAATTTCCTTTCTTAGCCTATCTACTGTAGGGATCTCCCCCATATAAGTTTTATAAATTAATTTCACCATATTTTTTAATGAGGTATTTACCCCCTTGTCCATCCATGAGTCCTTCTCCACTTCAAATGCCAGACCTGTAGCGACTCCTTTCTGTGGATATGGATCCATGGCCAAAAGCACTACTTTTACCCTGTTTAGATCATCTCTAAACACTTTAAATATATCTTTTTTGGCAGGAGTATAGTTGCTGATTGTTTCCATTATCTTCTCTATTTCCTGGATTATCTCTAAAGTAAAAAATTCATGATAGCTATCATGAATTTTATTATCCTCTAAAAATTTATTTTTGTCTAAATTCAATTTTCCCTCCTAAATTTTTTTAGCTTTAAATTCAAATTTTTCTCCATTTTTTATCAAATATTTTTTTATAAATTCTCCCTGAATCTCTGGATAGGTAAGATTTGAAGGGATTTCTTCCACCAGAATTTTATCCTCCATCTCAAAATTAGGCAGATCACCAAATTTATTTATTGCAGCCATAAAAACACTTCCATAATTCAAGTCTCCATCTCTTTCTACACTATAATCACATAGATAGGTCAGCTCAAAACTGGTTGCACCGCTTTCTTCATACAACTCCCTCTTAGCTGCCATCTCTGCTGTTTCACCTTTTTCTATGTGTCCCCCAGGCAGCTCCAGGGTGTCTCTCTCTTCATGTTTAACTAAAACTAATTTTCCTTCGTACAGGGGAATAATTACCGAATATTTTTTCTTATCCACAGCATTTTGATTATAAAATTTTATCTCCATAAAAGCCTCCCTTATCTCTAAATTACATTTTTTAAAATATGCTTAGATCCAATTCTTTGGACAGATCTTCCAATATACCGTCTCCACCTATGGAGTTACCTTTTTTATCCAAAGCCGGACCATATATTCCTATCCCCATCTTATTCGGAAGAACAGACATTATTCCTCCTCCTACTCCACTTTTAGATGGTATTCCTACTTTTAAAGCAAACTCTCCTGATCCA
Encoded here:
- a CDS encoding uracil-DNA glycosylase; translation: MNLDKNKFLEDNKIHDSYHEFFTLEIIQEIEKIMETISNYTPAKKDIFKVFRDDLNRVKVVLLAMDPYPQKGVATGLAFEVEKDSWMDKGVNTSLKNMVKLIYKTYMGEIPTVDRLRKEISDKTFDILPPNELFKSWESQGVLLLNTALTVEIGNSGSHIKLWGNFTEKLIGFIEKKNNNIIFLLWGAKAGKYKKYIEKSQIIEHNHPAICGNLKNPKDFLNGESFEKTRDLVQWTGKV
- a CDS encoding NUDIX domain-containing protein → MEIKFYNQNAVDKKKYSVIIPLYEGKLVLVKHEERDTLELPGGHIEKGETAEMAAKRELYEESGATSFELTYLCDYSVERDGDLNYGSVFMAAINKFGDLPNFEMEDKILVEEIPSNLTYPEIQGEFIKKYLIKNGEKFEFKAKKI